Genomic window (Blastocatellia bacterium):
TTAAAAACCATTTGCAGATTAATGTTACTAACTTAATGGAAGCAGCCCTTTCAAAAGCGGAAATTATTATTATATTTCTAGCTATACTTGAATTAGTAAAAGAGTCCGTTATAGGATTGATGCAAACAGAGACATTTGGAGAAATTATTGCTACTAGAATAGATATAAAGAAATATGACTCGCTCGCAACTCAAGCCAATAATTGAAGCTCTAATCTTTGTTGCTGATCAACCAATCCAACTTAAAGAGATTTGTCAGGTATTTCCAGCAGAAGACCCTCAAGAAATCCAGCAATCACTCTTAGAACTAGTTGAGGAATTTAATTCCCGTGCTAGCGGTTTGGAGATTCGGGAAATTGCTAACGGTTGGCGTATTAGTACCCGCCCTTTTTATCATGAGGCTATAAGGAGCTACTTAAAGGCTAAACCTTCGGCTAAATTAAGTTTAGCTGCACTAGAAACTTTGGCTGTTATCGCCTATAAACAGCCTGTAACAATACCTGAGATTTTAGAAATTCGGGGTGTCAGTTCTTCATCAGCAATAAAGACTTTATTAGATCGTCGGCTGATAGTCCCCAAAGGGCGAAAAGATTGTGTCGGTCGCCCAATTATGTACGGCACATCGAAAGAATTTTTGATCCAATTTGGCCTCAAAGACCTTTCAGAACTACCAAACATTGAAGATTTTGAAGAATTAATAGCAAATTAAATTTATGGAAGAACGTTTACAAAAAATTATTGCCAATGCTGGCATCGTCTCCCGACGTAAAGCAGAAGAATTAATCCAAGTTGGAGAAGTCACAGTCAACGGTAAAGTCATTACCCAACTAGGAAGCAAAGCCGACCCCAACCACGACCATATTAAAGTTAGTGGTAAGCTAATTAACCCTAAGATAGAAAACTTACAAAAAGTTTATATTCTACTTAATAAACCTAAAGGCTATTTATCTAGTCTTTCGGATCCAGAAAACCGACCATTAGTTACAGAATTACTCCCTAATTCTTTGCCAAAAGTGCATCCTGTCGGAAGATTAGATTTTAATACTGAAGGTTTACTTATTTTAACTAACGATGGCGATTTAACTAAAATTGTTACTAGTGCCTCTCAACACGTTCCAAAAGTTTATGAAGTTAAAGTTAAAGGAACACCTACAGAACAAGCATTAAATCGTCTGCGAGCAGGAATTGTTATTGAAGATAGAAAATCTGCTCCTGTTAGCTTAAGAAGACTAGAAACAAGTGATGCTGGCAATAGTTGGTTTGAAGTTATCCTTTATGAAGGACGAAATAACCAAATTAGAAAAATGTTTGATGAAATAGGCCATTCTGTCAGCAAGTTAAGACGTACTCGAATAGGTCATGTTACAGATGACTATCTACCTATAGGAAAATTTCGCCATCTTTCACCTGGAGAAATAAAAAAATTCCTCTCCAAAGCAGAACAAAAAGCAGAGCAAAAAATAGAGCGAAAACCAGAGCGAAAACCAGAACAAAAAGAGCTTTCCGATACCGTGAACGTTACGGACGTTGTTGATGTTACTGATGCCGTCGATGTTGTTGATGGTGTTGATGTCGTTGACATTGCCGATGTTGCTGATGTTGCTGATGCTGCCGACGCTGTTGATGTTGTTGATGCTGCCGACGCTGTTGATGTTGATGCTGCTGATGTTGCTGATGCTGTTGATGTGCCTAAAGTAGTTAAAGTGCGTAGCGACCATTCCAAAGCACCCAAACTTGTTAAACGTGGTGATGATGCCTATTCCAAACGCCGTGATATAGATTTAGGTAGAGATGATGCCCGCCCCCCTCGTCGGGAAGAAGGTTTCCGCCCTAAACGCAAAGACTTTGATGATAGACCTCCTCGCCGTGACTTTAGACCTAGAAGCGATGATGCCCGTCCTCCTCGTCGTGATTTTGATGACAAACCTCGTCGTGACTTTGATGATAGACCTCCTCGCCGTGACTTTAGACCTAGAAGCGATGATGCTCGTCCTCCTCGTCGTGATTTTGATGACAAACCTCGTCGCGACTTTGATGATAGACCTCCTCGCCGTGACTTTAGACCTAGAGGCGATGATGCCCGTCCTCCTCGTCGTGATTTTGACGACAAACCTCGTCGTGACTTTGATGATAGACCTCCTCGCCGTGATTTTAGACCTAGAAGCGATGATGCTCGTCCTCCTCGTCGTGATTTTGATGACAAACCTCGTCGTGACTTTGATGATAGACCTCCTCGCCGTGACTTTAGACCTAGAAGCGATGATGCCCGTCCTCATCGTCGTGATTTTGATGACAAACCTCGTCGTGATTTTAGACCTAGAGGCGATGATGCCCGTCCTCCTCGTCGCGACTTTGATGATAGACCTCCTCGCCGTGATTTTAGACCTAGAGGCGATGATGCCCGTCCTCCTCGTCGTGATTTTGACGACAAACCTCGTCGTGACTTTGATGATAGACCTCCTCGCCGTGATTTTAGACCTAGAGGCGATGATGCCCGTCCTCCTCGTCGTGATTTTGATGACAAACCTCGTCGTGACTTTGATGATAGACCTCCTCGCCGTGACTTTAGACCTAGAGGCGATGATGCCCGTCCTCCTCGCCAAGAGTTCAAACCTAGACGACGTGATGAGGTTGAAATTGAAAACAAAGATTTTAAGCCTGCTAGAAAAGAAAGATTTTCAGATGAAAAACGATCCTTTAAGCCTAGAAGGGGCTTTGATAAAAACAAAGATCGCGTTAACCCTGTAGCAAAAAAAGCAACTAAAAGGTTTAGAGATTAAGGATTGCTCGATCGTGATCGATAAAGTTTCGATCACGATCGGATCTAATTAACAGATCTAAATTTATATATATGTTTGTATCTAAATTGGAAATAGAATTTATTTATTTATATATACTTGAAAATAGATAAGATATCGGTATTTTACAACTATTGATCGTTGATCATTGAATCGATCATTTTTCTTGATCGTTGATCTGTTTTTAGGAACTTGATCTTAAAAATGTGATCGTTTTCCTTGATCGTCCGATCATTTGATCCCATTATTGATCTCGGATTTTATCAGACTCTTTATAACAATTAATAATTTGATAACTTGGAGGCTTGACGCTGTGACACAAAAAAAAGCAGAAAAAGAAATTACATCGAATATGCACAAATTAGCCAAAGAATTACAAGATTTATCAGAAAAGCTTAAATTAGGTGGTGGGCTAGACAAAATCAAAAAGCATCAACAACAAGGAAAACTAACAGCTAGGGAGAGAATAGCCAAGTTGTTTGATAAGGATCGTCATTTCCAAGAAGTAGGGCTACTTATTGCTTATGACCAATATGATGGTCAAGCCCCGGGAGTAGGAACAATTATTGGGTTTGGAGAAGTTTGCGGACGTGAAGCGGTAGTGGTGGCTAATGATGCAACAGTCAAGGCTGGGTCTTGGTGGCCGGAAACTATAAAAAAGATTTTACGCGCTCAAGAAATAGCAATGCGTTGTCATGTACCTATTATTTATCTAGTTGATTCTGCTGGTGTTAATTTGCCTTATCAAGGTGGGGTGTTTCCCGGTCAATATGGAGGCTCAAGGATATTTTTCTATAACTCAATAATGCGTCGTTACTTAAAAGTCCCCCAACTTTCTGCTGTTATGGGTCAATGTGTGGCAGGTGGTGCTTATCTACCTGCTTTAAGCGATAGCATCATAATGGTTGAAGATAAAAGCTTTATGGGGTTAGGTGGCCCAAATCTAGTTAAAGGTGCAACAGGCCAAAGCGTTGACGGTGAAATTTTAGGCGGAGCGCGAATGCACAATGAAATAAGCGGTGTAGCACATTATCGAGTGCCTGACGATGAAACTTGCATTTTGAAATTACGCGAACTTGTAAAAGATCTTCCTCCCGCAACACCACCACGTGCAGCAATTGAAGCAGCAAAAGCACCAAAAAGACCTGAAAAAGATATTTATGACATTATCCCTAGCGATCATCGCCTGCCTTATGACATGCGAATGCTGCTAGATTGCATTTTAGATGATGGCTATCTAAATGAATTTCAAGCTGATTATGCCAAGGAAATTATTACTGGTCATGCTCGTATCTGTGGGATTCCTGTAGGGATTATTACAAATCAACGTGGTTTAGTTAAAGGTGCAAAAGGTAAACCACCTAAATTTGGTGGAATTATTTATGCTGATAGTGCCGACAAAGTAGCCTATTTTATAGAAACCTGCAACCGTCAAGGAACTCCGCTACTTTTTATTCAAGATGTGTCTGGTTTTATGGTTGGTGTAGATGCTGAACAATCTGGAATTATTCGCGCTGGAGCAAGATTTGTAGAAGCAATGGCAACGGCTACAGTGCCAAAAATAGTATTGACTGTAAATCATGCTTCTGGTGCTGGATATTATGCAATGGCTGGACAAGGTTTTGACCCTGATTTTATTTTCTCTTGGCCTACAGGCAGAATGGGAGTAATGGAAGGTGAGTCGGCTGTTATGGCTCTCTTTAGTGGGCAATTAGATAAATTAAAAGCCGCAGGAAAAGAACCAGACGAAGAGCTAAAAGCAGCAATGAATAGTGTTAGAGCAGATTACAACCATCAATTAGACGCTAAATATGCTGCTGCTCGTGGTTATGTTGATGCTGTAATTATGCCTGAAGAAACACGTGCTTGTTTGTCTTTAGCACTACGCACAACATTAAATAACAGTGGCCCACATCTAGGTAACTTTGTTTTACCCAGTAATTTAGCTGGTGTGTAAAAAGGAAAATAACTAATGTAAAAGCCTAGTGTTTTATTTCTAGGCTTTTACAATTGGATTTTATTGAACCATTCCACAATTAAGACAAAAGACATCTCCAAAGCTAACCGTCTGTCCACAACCACTACAAATGCTAGTTTCAGGTACATGCACAGCCGTTTTATCAACAGCAGCACCACACTCAATGCAAAAAACGTCTTCTGGAAGCACATCTGCGCCACATTCCTGACAAGCAATACTATTTAATGAATGTTTTATTTGCAGCGGGTCTTCAGAATCATCAGGAAAATATTCAAACTGTTCTCCTGTTATTTGAGGTTCAAAAATCTTTGCAAGTCTACTGGTAGTTGCTCGTTTTATATCACTAATTTCTGGAATAGGTTTTGATTCTATCTCTAGTCCTGGTAATTCTATAGAAGCATTCACCTTATCAATATTTAAGTTTGGTATTTCATCAACAGGTTCTAATACTTCTTCTACATTTTCTTTTTCCTCTGGTACTTCAAATTTATAATCTATTTGAGGTTGAGTTTCCTTTTGTTCTAATACTATTTCACATTTTGCTTCTATAGGTTCTGGTGTTTCTTCAGTTTCTTCAATATCTATACCTATATCTGTTTCTACTTCTATAGTTTGAATATCATCTTCATCCATATCATCTAAAGATTCTATTTCTATATCCATATCTATATCTGGCAGATCATCTAAATCATATATTTCTTCTATTTCTTCTACTTTTTCATTTACTTCATTTTTATTTTTTATAGAAATATTTAATGTTTGGTTATCAAACTCTTGTTCAAGGCCATTTATTGGAGCAACACCAGTCCAAATAAAATTTAAGAGAGAGATTAGCAAATTAGGTTCTACAGATTTAGGTAAGTAGCGAGTAGCACCAACGCGCCGGGCTTCTAGGTAGTCAAAAGGTTCATCTTCACTAAATGTTAATACTACCGCAGTATCTCTTGAAGCTGGAATACTTTTGATTTCGTCACAAATTTGATAGCCTAGTTTCCCAGGCATTATAACCGCAAGTAAAACAATATTAGGTTGAAAATCCAATACTCTAGCCAAAACTTGCTCACCATTGTTAATGGTTTCGACCTGATGACCTTGTTCATGTAATAATCTTTGTAAATCAGAATAAGTAGTTAGGTTAGGATCTGCAATTAAAATTTTGCAAGCCATATTTTAGGATGTAATCCACTCCTGTTAATTTTTGTAAAACTTTTAAGGCGTAATTAGGTAAAGATTAAAATACTGAACAATCGAAGCTAGAGAGTCATTATACTTCATAAGCAAGTCATTTAGGTAACTACAAATAGCACTTTAAGCTAAAATTATTGCTAAAACTAGATATAAATAACTTATAAATAATTGCTTATAAATGCTTTTATATGCTAAAAAAGGAAAATTTACTTTTTTAAAATAGGCAAATACTTTGTATTTATTACTTAGCAATGTTAGAAACTCCATGATTTTACATGCTAGAAGTTCCTCTCCTAATGAATGTTGCGGACTAGTTGCGGGAAAAGATAAACTTTTTACTACATATTATCCGCTAGCAAATTGTGCTGAAGAACCTACAAAAAATTATTTTGCTGCCCAAAAGAATTACTGCTAGCCTTAAAAAAAATATCTTTAGCTAAACAAGATTTATTAGGTATTTATCATTCACATGTAAAATCTATTGCTTATCCTTCGACTAAAGATATAGATTTGGCTGTTTATCCAAATGCAGTTTATTTTATTATTTCGCTGGCTGGGGAAGAAAGTCTGGCTGCATTTGAAATTAAATCAAAAAATGTTATTAATGTTGATTTCTCAGTTATTGAATAAAAATAAATTTTTCTAGGAGATATTAAATGTCTAACCTTTATGAAAAAGCTCTGGAAGCTGCAAAAGTAATTAAATCAAAATCTACATGGGATATAAAAACCTTAGTTATTCTTGGATCGGGGCTTGCGGCTTTTGCTGATAAATTATCAGACGCTATAATAATAAATTATAATGAAATTCCTTATTTTCCTGAGCCAACGGTGATAGGACACAAAGGAAAAATGGTTTTAGGGCTTTGTGGAGGCTGTCCGGTGGCAGTAATGGCAGGACGTTTTCATCATTATGAAGGTTATACAATGGAAGAAGTTACATTTCCAGTTCGAGTTGCGGCATTGATGGGAATTAAAAACCTGGTAGTGACTAATGCTTCAGGTGGCTTAAATCCTGAATTTGAAGCTGGGGACATTATGATTATTTCTGATCATCTTAACTTAATAGGAGCAAATCCATTAAGAGGGCCAAATGATGAGCGTTTTGGGGTAAGATTTCCTGATATGACAGAAGTTTACTATTCACCTTTTAGAAAAATAGCAGAAAGTGAAGGCCAAGCATTAGGATTAAACTTAAAACAAGGTGTTTATACGGCATTACCTGGCCCAAATTATGAAACACCAGCAGAAGTAAGAATGCTGAGAGTACTAGGGACTGATGCGGTAGGAATGTCAACAGTACCAGAAGCAATTGTAGCTAAACAAATGCACATGAAAATATTAGGAATTTCTTGCATTGCTAACCTTGCAGCAGGCATAAAAGAAGGTACATTAGATCATCAAGAAGTGCTAGATATGAGTGCAAGCGTAAGTGAAAAATTCATCGAATTATTAAACAAAATCGTGCCAAAATTGGAATAGAATTTTTGCTAATTACGCCCAGCCCTGTCATGACTGGGTTATTACAAAATGCCCCTACAGGACATTTAAGGTTTTAATGCTTCTTTAGAATCAATAACTTACTTCTAGCTAATAGTTAAAAATAGCTCAAGAAATTCTTGGGCTATTTTTATTTAGCCCTTCTTTGAAAAAGTTTCTGCCTCAATAAATACTTTTTTAACTTCTGGGAATGTTTGCTTTATTTGGCTATCCATTTTGCTAATCAAGGT
Coding sequences:
- a CDS encoding purine-nucleoside phosphorylase, which encodes MSNLYEKALEAAKVIKSKSTWDIKTLVILGSGLAAFADKLSDAIIINYNEIPYFPEPTVIGHKGKMVLGLCGGCPVAVMAGRFHHYEGYTMEEVTFPVRVAALMGIKNLVVTNASGGLNPEFEAGDIMIISDHLNLIGANPLRGPNDERFGVRFPDMTEVYYSPFRKIAESEGQALGLNLKQGVYTALPGPNYETPAEVRMLRVLGTDAVGMSTVPEAIVAKQMHMKILGISCIANLAAGIKEGTLDHQEVLDMSASVSEKFIELLNKIVPKLE
- a CDS encoding acyl-CoA carboxylase subunit beta, encoding MHKLAKELQDLSEKLKLGGGLDKIKKHQQQGKLTARERIAKLFDKDRHFQEVGLLIAYDQYDGQAPGVGTIIGFGEVCGREAVVVANDATVKAGSWWPETIKKILRAQEIAMRCHVPIIYLVDSAGVNLPYQGGVFPGQYGGSRIFFYNSIMRRYLKVPQLSAVMGQCVAGGAYLPALSDSIIMVEDKSFMGLGGPNLVKGATGQSVDGEILGGARMHNEISGVAHYRVPDDETCILKLRELVKDLPPATPPRAAIEAAKAPKRPEKDIYDIIPSDHRLPYDMRMLLDCILDDGYLNEFQADYAKEIITGHARICGIPVGIITNQRGLVKGAKGKPPKFGGIIYADSADKVAYFIETCNRQGTPLLFIQDVSGFMVGVDAEQSGIIRAGARFVEAMATATVPKIVLTVNHASGAGYYAMAGQGFDPDFIFSWPTGRMGVMEGESAVMALFSGQLDKLKAAGKEPDEELKAAMNSVRADYNHQLDAKYAAARGYVDAVIMPEETRACLSLALRTTLNNSGPHLGNFVLPSNLAGV
- a CDS encoding response regulator, which gives rise to MACKILIADPNLTTYSDLQRLLHEQGHQVETINNGEQVLARVLDFQPNIVLLAVIMPGKLGYQICDEIKSIPASRDTAVVLTFSEDEPFDYLEARRVGATRYLPKSVEPNLLISLLNFIWTGVAPINGLEQEFDNQTLNISIKNKNEVNEKVEEIEEIYDLDDLPDIDMDIEIESLDDMDEDDIQTIEVETDIGIDIEETEETPEPIEAKCEIVLEQKETQPQIDYKFEVPEEKENVEEVLEPVDEIPNLNIDKVNASIELPGLEIESKPIPEISDIKRATTSRLAKIFEPQITGEQFEYFPDDSEDPLQIKHSLNSIACQECGADVLPEDVFCIECGAAVDKTAVHVPETSICSGCGQTVSFGDVFCLNCGMVQ
- the scpB gene encoding SMC-Scp complex subunit ScpB, with translation MTRSQLKPIIEALIFVADQPIQLKEICQVFPAEDPQEIQQSLLELVEEFNSRASGLEIREIANGWRISTRPFYHEAIRSYLKAKPSAKLSLAALETLAVIAYKQPVTIPEILEIRGVSSSSAIKTLLDRRLIVPKGRKDCVGRPIMYGTSKEFLIQFGLKDLSELPNIEDFEELIAN
- a CDS encoding rRNA pseudouridine synthase; translated protein: MEERLQKIIANAGIVSRRKAEELIQVGEVTVNGKVITQLGSKADPNHDHIKVSGKLINPKIENLQKVYILLNKPKGYLSSLSDPENRPLVTELLPNSLPKVHPVGRLDFNTEGLLILTNDGDLTKIVTSASQHVPKVYEVKVKGTPTEQALNRLRAGIVIEDRKSAPVSLRRLETSDAGNSWFEVILYEGRNNQIRKMFDEIGHSVSKLRRTRIGHVTDDYLPIGKFRHLSPGEIKKFLSKAEQKAEQKIERKPERKPEQKELSDTVNVTDVVDVTDAVDVVDGVDVVDIADVADVADAADAVDVVDAADAVDVDAADVADAVDVPKVVKVRSDHSKAPKLVKRGDDAYSKRRDIDLGRDDARPPRREEGFRPKRKDFDDRPPRRDFRPRSDDARPPRRDFDDKPRRDFDDRPPRRDFRPRSDDARPPRRDFDDKPRRDFDDRPPRRDFRPRGDDARPPRRDFDDKPRRDFDDRPPRRDFRPRSDDARPPRRDFDDKPRRDFDDRPPRRDFRPRSDDARPHRRDFDDKPRRDFRPRGDDARPPRRDFDDRPPRRDFRPRGDDARPPRRDFDDKPRRDFDDRPPRRDFRPRGDDARPPRRDFDDKPRRDFDDRPPRRDFRPRGDDARPPRQEFKPRRRDEVEIENKDFKPARKERFSDEKRSFKPRRGFDKNKDRVNPVAKKATKRFRD
- a CDS encoding Mov34/MPN/PAD-1 family protein — encoded protein: MILHARSSSPNECCGLVAGKDKLFTTYYPLANCAEEPTKNYFAAQKNYC
- a CDS encoding Mov34/MPN/PAD-1 family protein, with protein sequence MLALKKISLAKQDLLGIYHSHVKSIAYPSTKDIDLAVYPNAVYFIISLAGEESLAAFEIKSKNVINVDFSVIE